Proteins encoded by one window of Methanobacterium sp. CWC-01:
- a CDS encoding AI-2E family transporter, translating to MIYKLKGTLTSAFFVVIVLLALSFMVIYPIISMVILGAIFAYGIRPLAHKMEPKLKFRSLAIVVAMIIVILPLIALLAYSIGTLISSSSSLVELARGIDLSLLNSTSAQQTVVLQENIPATIYPYIASILNIVNVELADIIRYVVNYILGLIESIPMLALQIFIFLASTFYLASDGDKLMEYIQYTIPAGREHYFENLYSEIERVLKSIFYGHFLTAIIIGLMAGVGFYLLGYPYALFLGIITGFFQLIPILGPWPVYTVLTIWDLVSGNYIRAVAVLLFGIFLSGSDIYIRPKLSGKYADIHPMIFILGFLSGPLIFGLVGFILGPLILGVAYAAVVAYKNEEQMENLIEDEKIGKPGEKGTDE from the coding sequence ATGATTTACAAATTGAAGGGAACCCTCACATCGGCATTTTTTGTGGTTATAGTCCTTCTAGCGTTATCTTTCATGGTCATCTATCCCATAATCAGTATGGTTATTCTGGGGGCTATTTTTGCCTATGGTATAAGGCCGTTGGCCCATAAAATGGAACCTAAACTTAAATTTCGTTCCCTGGCCATTGTGGTGGCCATGATCATAGTGATCCTGCCCTTAATTGCACTTTTAGCCTATAGTATCGGCACCCTCATTTCATCTTCTTCTTCCCTGGTAGAACTAGCCCGAGGTATAGATCTCAGTTTACTAAACAGTACTTCAGCACAACAGACTGTTGTCCTTCAGGAAAATATCCCGGCCACCATCTATCCCTACATCGCTTCTATTCTTAACATCGTCAACGTGGAATTGGCGGACATCATCAGATATGTCGTGAACTACATCTTGGGTCTGATAGAGTCCATACCCATGTTGGCCCTGCAGATATTCATATTCCTGGCTTCAACATTCTATTTAGCCAGTGATGGTGATAAATTAATGGAGTATATACAATATACCATCCCTGCCGGCCGAGAACACTATTTTGAAAACTTATATAGCGAGATCGAACGGGTTCTAAAGAGTATCTTTTACGGGCACTTTTTAACAGCCATAATAATTGGATTAATGGCCGGCGTAGGCTTTTACCTTCTTGGATACCCATATGCCCTATTTTTGGGTATAATAACCGGATTTTTCCAACTCATCCCCATCTTAGGGCCCTGGCCCGTTTACACCGTACTCACCATCTGGGATCTTGTATCTGGTAATTACATCCGTGCCGTGGCTGTACTTTTATTCGGGATATTCCTGAGTGGAAGCGATATCTATATCCGCCCCAAACTTTCCGGGAAATACGCAGATATTCATCCCATGATATTTATCCTGGGATTCCTCTCCGGACCCTTGATATTTGGGTTGGTGGGATTCATTTTGGGCCCTTTGATTCTAGGGGTGGCATACGCTGCGGTGGTAGCCTATAAAAACGAAGAACAGATGGAAAATTTAATTGAGGATGAAAAAATAGGGAAACCTGGAGAAAAAGGGACTGATGAATAG
- the hjc gene encoding Holliday junction resolvase Hjc, which produces MSKTGSREERELVKMLWDADCAAMRAPASGGATKKPLPDIIAGNGKIYLAIEVKSSSKDRIYINSQKIEALLEFSNIFGAQPYIGAKFLREKWRFVRPEDLYRTKQENFRLDKELAFSKGMEFDELLGKSKQVKFSG; this is translated from the coding sequence ATGAGTAAAACTGGATCCAGAGAGGAACGTGAACTTGTTAAAATGTTGTGGGACGCGGATTGCGCTGCTATGCGGGCACCTGCATCAGGAGGAGCAACCAAGAAACCGCTTCCAGATATTATCGCCGGTAATGGCAAAATTTATTTAGCCATAGAAGTTAAATCATCTTCCAAAGACCGGATTTATATTAATTCTCAAAAAATAGAAGCTCTTTTGGAGTTTTCTAATATTTTCGGAGCCCAACCTTACATAGGGGCCAAATTTTTACGGGAAAAATGGCGTTTTGTCCGGCCGGAGGATTTGTACCGAACCAAACAGGAAAACTTCCGGTTGGATAAAGAGTTGGCCTTTTCCAAGGGAATGGAATTTGACGAGTTATTGGGGAAAAGTAAGCAGGTCAAATTTTCGGGATAA
- a CDS encoding radical SAM protein, with translation MNLINKIKDFEILDLLNQANQITLKNHGDTISLERAIFLSWWCDKGDCAFCYMSTQKPLIKDPQKARRRLEAILAEVEVVNRMGWNIEFLSGGYGSFTTSEIRDLAQEIYQLTGSPVWLNVGITKDIDSYGEEIKGITGAVEVANTDLQRQICPSKNLDDIMDMLELAGELGFKKAITIILGLGETPEDLNYLFSLIEDYGINRLIFYSLNPHEGTPYARKPQPASLYYAGVVAATRIRFPDLEIITGTWIDNLANIGPLILAGANGLTKFPLFSMFGTGKGRRVEEEVHWAGRKLEGTFTDADRLVGSSYRRDLEPFVKRYIKRCLNNKPKNEDRLLTLK, from the coding sequence ATGAATCTAATAAACAAAATTAAAGACTTCGAGATACTGGATCTACTGAACCAGGCCAATCAGATTACACTGAAAAATCATGGAGACACCATATCTCTGGAAAGGGCCATATTCCTTTCCTGGTGGTGTGATAAGGGGGATTGTGCCTTCTGTTACATGTCCACCCAGAAGCCACTCATCAAGGATCCTCAAAAGGCCCGAAGGAGGTTGGAAGCCATATTAGCGGAAGTAGAGGTGGTAAATAGGATGGGCTGGAATATAGAGTTCCTATCTGGGGGTTATGGTTCTTTTACCACCTCCGAGATCAGAGATCTGGCCCAGGAAATCTACCAGTTAACGGGCAGTCCGGTTTGGCTAAACGTGGGGATTACCAAGGACATTGATTCTTATGGTGAAGAGATTAAGGGCATAACTGGAGCTGTGGAAGTTGCCAATACTGATCTGCAGCGTCAAATATGTCCCAGTAAGAATCTGGATGATATTATGGATATGTTAGAACTGGCTGGAGAGCTGGGTTTTAAGAAGGCCATCACCATCATTCTGGGATTAGGAGAGACTCCTGAGGATCTTAACTACCTGTTTAGCCTGATTGAAGACTATGGTATTAACCGCCTAATATTTTACTCCTTAAACCCCCATGAAGGCACTCCCTATGCCCGGAAACCACAACCGGCGTCACTGTATTATGCGGGAGTGGTGGCCGCCACTCGGATCCGCTTTCCGGATCTGGAAATCATCACCGGGACCTGGATTGATAACCTGGCCAATATAGGTCCGTTAATACTGGCTGGTGCCAATGGACTAACCAAGTTTCCTCTATTTTCCATGTTTGGAACTGGGAAGGGTAGGAGAGTGGAAGAAGAAGTTCATTGGGCTGGAAGAAAACTTGAAGGAACCTTCACTGATGCTGATAGGCTTGTGGGGTCCAGTTACCGCAGGGACCTGGAACCCTTTGTAAAAAGATATATCAAAAGGTGTCTCAATAATAAACCAAAGAATGAGGATAGACTTCTCACCCTTAAATAG
- the gatB gene encoding Asp-tRNA(Asn)/Glu-tRNA(Gln) amidotransferase subunit GatB has translation MKCGLEIHVQLDTNSKLFCDCRTNYQEAAPNHNICFVCLNQPGAKPYPPNHDAIEGAIKIALMLGCKITPELTYFQRKHYDYPDLSSGYQRTSIPIGFEGDLNGVRIREVHLEEDPGQYKPDLGIVDFNRSGIPLIEIVTEPDMTSPEEARKFLRELIRVLEYSGSARGEGTMRADVNISLEGGKRAEIKNINSIKGAYKALKFEMVRQKNLIKRGIEVKQETRAFLESQMITVPMRLKEEADDYRYIPDPDLPPMLAEEERVEYVREHMPEPSHIKTERFVKEYGIPEDHARVLTSEIDLADAFEEVALEVDPKFAALWMRDEVKRVVYYNKLNFKESEITPAQLVELFNMLLDKKITTKAGQRIMEKLPKNSQMPSTIAEKMGLMGVVEEDEVQRAVRQAIENNPEAVKDYYNGQKKALNFLVGQVMKLTRGKADPSHTNQLIRDELEARA, from the coding sequence ATGAAATGCGGATTAGAAATTCACGTTCAACTTGATACCAATTCTAAACTTTTCTGTGACTGCCGCACCAACTACCAGGAAGCGGCACCCAACCATAATATCTGCTTTGTATGCCTTAACCAACCAGGTGCGAAGCCATATCCCCCTAACCATGATGCCATAGAGGGGGCCATAAAAATCGCTTTGATGTTAGGTTGTAAAATAACTCCAGAGCTAACTTACTTCCAGAGAAAACATTATGACTATCCGGATTTATCTTCAGGATACCAGAGAACTTCCATTCCCATTGGTTTTGAAGGAGATCTCAACGGAGTCCGGATCAGGGAGGTGCACCTGGAGGAAGATCCCGGACAGTACAAACCTGACCTGGGAATTGTGGATTTCAACCGCTCTGGCATTCCACTCATAGAAATTGTAACCGAACCCGACATGACTTCACCTGAGGAAGCCCGTAAATTCTTAAGAGAGCTTATCCGGGTACTGGAGTACAGTGGCAGTGCCCGGGGGGAAGGTACCATGCGGGCCGATGTTAACATCTCCCTGGAAGGTGGTAAACGGGCAGAAATAAAAAACATAAACTCCATCAAGGGCGCCTACAAGGCCCTTAAGTTTGAAATGGTGAGGCAGAAGAACCTCATTAAGCGGGGCATAGAAGTGAAACAGGAAACCAGGGCTTTCCTGGAATCTCAGATGATCACCGTCCCCATGCGGCTTAAAGAAGAGGCCGATGACTACCGTTACATACCCGACCCTGATCTGCCCCCTATGCTGGCGGAGGAGGAACGGGTGGAATACGTGCGGGAACACATGCCAGAACCATCTCACATCAAGACAGAACGATTCGTAAAGGAGTACGGTATCCCTGAGGATCATGCCCGGGTGTTAACTTCTGAAATCGACCTGGCCGATGCCTTTGAGGAGGTAGCCCTGGAAGTGGACCCTAAATTTGCCGCCCTCTGGATGAGGGATGAGGTCAAAAGAGTGGTATACTACAACAAGTTGAACTTCAAGGAAAGTGAAATCACCCCTGCGCAATTGGTGGAACTGTTTAATATGTTGCTGGATAAGAAGATCACCACCAAAGCTGGACAGAGGATCATGGAGAAATTACCTAAAAACTCCCAGATGCCCAGTACCATTGCCGAGAAAATGGGGTTAATGGGGGTGGTTGAAGAGGATGAAGTTCAGAGGGCCGTTAGGCAGGCTATTGAAAACAATCCGGAAGCGGTTAAGGACTATTATAATGGTCAAAAGAAGGCCCTTAACTTCTTAGTTGGTCAAGTAATGAAATTAACCCGTGGAAAGGCCGATCCTTCCCACACTAACCAGTTAATTCGAGATGAGTTGGAAGCAAGGGCTTAA
- a CDS encoding DUF504 domain-containing protein translates to MAKRVLDMLLWHPEKKIRNCTVTFIHRGIPGNLKRIDGSEIKSLEGGFMILEDETKIPCHRVIKIECDKDLLWEKHYKEG, encoded by the coding sequence ATGGCCAAGCGTGTTTTGGATATGTTGCTCTGGCATCCTGAGAAGAAGATTAGAAATTGCACAGTCACCTTCATACATCGGGGAATCCCTGGAAACCTGAAAAGAATAGATGGTAGTGAAATTAAATCATTAGAAGGCGGATTTATGATATTGGAAGACGAAACCAAAATCCCCTGTCATCGTGTTATAAAGATAGAATGTGATAAAGACTTATTATGGGAAAAACATTATAAGGAGGGATAA
- a CDS encoding CBS domain-containing ParB/RepB/Spo0J family partition protein: protein MSSSALVKDYMTKKVITVTPDTSNEEVIELMKVTGHDGFPVKTNGKVMGMVTAFDLVLKPWLRSVREIMSTDVVVADQEMTINDASRVMFRMGISRLPVMDSEGHLVGIITNTDIVRSHIERSTPMKVNYFKKTLEQLYDIKTKLIHKTVPINKLRPTQNRIYADELQGRTYELERGLAEPTIVVETGDRFILVDGHHRTVAARKLGYQEIDSYVIKLDRDLKLGMEKTADKNGIFSLDDIQIIDDAQHPLIAITTSLRQESSKRDKKED, encoded by the coding sequence ATGAGTAGTTCAGCCCTGGTGAAGGACTACATGACCAAGAAGGTCATTACCGTCACCCCTGATACATCCAACGAAGAAGTCATCGAACTTATGAAGGTCACTGGTCACGATGGATTTCCAGTGAAGACTAATGGGAAGGTTATGGGCATGGTTACTGCATTTGACCTGGTTTTAAAACCATGGTTAAGGAGTGTGAGAGAAATCATGTCCACCGATGTGGTGGTTGCTGATCAGGAGATGACTATTAACGATGCATCCAGAGTCATGTTTCGCATGGGCATATCACGTCTACCTGTGATGGATAGTGAAGGACATCTGGTGGGTATTATAACCAACACTGATATTGTGCGTTCCCATATTGAAAGATCAACACCCATGAAGGTTAACTATTTCAAGAAAACCCTGGAACAACTCTACGATATTAAAACCAAACTTATACATAAAACCGTTCCCATTAATAAACTACGGCCCACCCAAAACCGTATTTATGCCGATGAACTTCAAGGGCGTACCTATGAGCTTGAAAGGGGTCTGGCTGAGCCAACCATCGTGGTTGAAACTGGAGATCGTTTCATTTTGGTTGACGGACACCATCGTACCGTGGCTGCCAGAAAATTAGGATACCAGGAGATAGATTCCTACGTAATAAAACTGGACCGTGATCTTAAACTGGGTATGGAAAAAACCGCAGATAAGAATGGTATATTCTCCTTGGATGATATACAAATCATTGACGATGCTCAACACCCTTTAATAGCTATAACCACTAGTTTACGCCAGGAATCTAGTAAAAGAGATAAAAAGGAGGATTAG
- the hisE gene encoding phosphoribosyl-ATP diphosphatase — protein MKEKVIRDVYQVLEGRRNHPVDSYTSNIMQDSQKKAEDKILEKIGEEAAEVIIASKNNENLVQESADLIFHILLLLVYKGVELEELLDEFERRRG, from the coding sequence GTGAAAGAGAAGGTTATAAGGGATGTTTATCAGGTTTTAGAGGGCCGTCGCAATCACCCGGTGGACTCCTACACCTCCAACATCATGCAGGACAGCCAAAAAAAGGCAGAAGACAAGATCCTGGAAAAAATCGGGGAAGAAGCTGCTGAGGTAATAATAGCTTCCAAAAACAATGAGAATCTGGTTCAAGAATCAGCGGACCTGATATTCCACATTTTACTTCTTCTAGTCTATAAAGGAGTGGAACTGGAAGAGTTGCTGGATGAATTTGAGAGAAGAAGGGGTTAA
- a CDS encoding aldo/keto reductase, translating to MLYRELGSTGEKVSILGFGCMRLPVKGRYDKIDEKKASKLLDHALKNGVNYLDTAYPYHGISNSEGGNSEVFLGEYLYQRDERSQVYLATKIPTWLLKEPEDMDRFLDEQLKRLQTDQIDFYLLHSLKEKNWFHLEDLGILEFLDSAVADGRIKYTGFSCHDETAFFKEVVNSYQWDVCQLQYNYLDEQIQVGKEGLEYAAERGIGTLIMEPLKGGVLARQVPFEVAKLWEGSDWTPAEWAFRYLWNIPQIDVVLSGMNTMEQLLENLKTAEKGWPDSLSPWENEVMEQVKQAYKDKITVECSACGYCMPCPSGINIPQCLSYLNQAAMLNDITNVRGQYYFMLKDTEHASNCLECGLCEEMCSQRLPIREKLKEVKKTLEE from the coding sequence ATGTTATACCGAGAACTAGGTTCAACCGGGGAAAAGGTTTCTATACTGGGATTTGGATGCATGCGACTACCTGTTAAGGGTCGATATGATAAAATAGATGAGAAAAAAGCTTCCAAACTCCTTGATCATGCCCTAAAAAATGGGGTGAACTACCTGGACACCGCCTACCCCTACCATGGCATCAGCAACTCTGAAGGTGGTAATAGTGAAGTTTTCCTGGGAGAGTACCTGTACCAGCGGGACGAACGTAGTCAGGTTTACCTGGCCACTAAAATTCCCACCTGGCTGTTAAAAGAACCAGAAGATATGGATAGATTTCTTGACGAGCAATTAAAACGCTTACAAACCGACCAAATTGATTTTTACCTTCTTCACTCCTTGAAAGAAAAAAACTGGTTTCACCTGGAGGATCTGGGGATTTTGGAATTTTTAGATTCGGCAGTTGCTGATGGACGAATAAAATACACTGGATTCTCATGTCACGATGAAACTGCCTTCTTTAAAGAAGTGGTGAACTCTTACCAGTGGGATGTATGCCAGTTACAGTACAACTATCTGGATGAACAGATCCAGGTCGGTAAGGAAGGCCTGGAATATGCAGCGGAGCGAGGCATCGGTACCCTTATCATGGAACCACTAAAAGGTGGAGTTCTGGCCAGACAGGTACCCTTCGAGGTGGCGAAGCTGTGGGAAGGATCCGATTGGACACCGGCAGAATGGGCGTTTCGTTATCTCTGGAATATTCCACAGATTGATGTGGTCTTAAGTGGGATGAACACCATGGAACAACTCCTAGAAAACCTTAAAACAGCGGAAAAGGGGTGGCCTGATTCATTATCCCCCTGGGAAAATGAGGTCATGGAACAGGTTAAACAGGCCTACAAGGACAAGATCACCGTGGAATGCAGTGCCTGCGGTTACTGCATGCCCTGTCCTTCGGGAATAAACATACCTCAGTGTCTAAGTTACCTCAATCAGGCCGCCATGCTCAACGACATTACCAATGTCCGGGGACAGTACTACTTCATGTTAAAAGACACTGAACACGCTTCTAACTGCCTGGAATGTGGGCTTTGTGAAGAGATGTGTTCCCAGAGACTTCCCATCCGCGAAAAACTAAAGGAAGTAAAGAAGACCTTAGAAGAGTAG
- a CDS encoding nitroreductase family protein — translation MEFQELIENRYSVRSYQDKVVEDDKVRRVLEAARIAPTAANKQPFSLIVVETRGKEEDLKSIYHADWFSEAPLVICACAIPSKGWTRRDGRCYVDVDVAIAMDHLILAAADLGLGTCWIAAFDSQAARKILKLPEEVEPLIFTPLGYPADESGTKTRKELKELVRYEHW, via the coding sequence ATGGAATTTCAAGAATTGATTGAAAACCGGTACAGTGTCCGCAGCTACCAGGACAAAGTTGTGGAAGATGATAAAGTGCGAAGGGTCCTGGAAGCTGCACGTATTGCTCCCACAGCTGCAAATAAACAGCCTTTCAGTTTGATTGTAGTTGAAACCAGGGGTAAAGAAGAAGATTTAAAAAGCATATACCACGCGGATTGGTTTTCGGAGGCCCCCCTGGTGATATGTGCCTGTGCAATTCCTTCGAAGGGATGGACACGTCGAGATGGGCGTTGTTATGTGGATGTGGATGTGGCCATTGCCATGGATCATCTCATACTCGCTGCAGCTGATTTGGGCCTTGGCACCTGTTGGATAGCTGCCTTTGATTCTCAAGCAGCACGGAAGATATTAAAACTACCAGAAGAAGTAGAACCACTAATATTCACCCCTTTAGGCTATCCTGCCGATGAATCCGGCACCAAAACTCGAAAGGAGTTAAAGGAATTGGTTCGTTACGAGCACTGGTAG
- a CDS encoding flavin reductase family protein: protein MKKSMGAKTIVHPTPVFVVGTYDKEGKPNVMTAAWGGICCSVPPCLSVSLREATYTYHNILERQAFTVSIPSAEYVKEADFFGITSGKDLDKFQATGLTPQKSEVVDAPYVDEFPFVLECKLLQSLEIGLHTQFIGEIMDIKVEEDVHKSDSLLQKIKPLIYSPDDSAYYRVGNFVAKAFSVGKQVKK from the coding sequence TTGAAAAAATCAATGGGCGCTAAAACAATTGTGCACCCCACTCCGGTCTTTGTGGTGGGAACCTACGATAAGGAAGGTAAACCAAATGTTATGACTGCAGCATGGGGAGGTATATGTTGTTCTGTGCCACCCTGTCTTTCAGTATCCCTGAGAGAAGCTACATACACCTATCACAATATATTGGAGCGTCAAGCCTTCACGGTCAGCATCCCCTCAGCCGAATATGTTAAGGAGGCCGATTTTTTTGGAATTACATCAGGCAAAGATTTGGACAAGTTCCAGGCCACTGGATTGACCCCCCAGAAAAGTGAAGTTGTGGATGCACCATATGTAGACGAGTTTCCATTTGTTTTAGAGTGTAAATTACTCCAGAGCCTTGAAATCGGACTGCATACACAATTTATAGGCGAGATTATGGACATTAAAGTGGAGGAGGATGTTCATAAATCCGATTCTTTACTGCAAAAAATAAAACCCCTAATTTACAGTCCAGATGATTCCGCTTATTACCGTGTGGGAAATTTCGTTGCCAAGGCCTTTTCCGTGGGAAAACAAGTTAAGAAGTGA
- the comE gene encoding sulfopyruvate decarboxylase subunit beta — protein sequence MQRIEAIRKICEYLDDELVICNIGFPSRELYHVKDSPTHFYMLGSMGMASSIGLGLSLAQDRTVVVLDGDGSVLMNLGSLVTIYNQNPKNLVLVVVDNECYGSTGSQCTYSSTTNLKKVAEAIGFRKTFFFTDKIDFQGVLDAEGPVFVHLKVLPGNADVPVIPMEPEDIKKRFMEEVQGKTSKK from the coding sequence ATGCAGAGAATAGAAGCCATCCGTAAAATTTGCGAATATCTGGATGATGAACTGGTGATCTGTAACATCGGGTTCCCCTCCCGGGAGTTATACCATGTTAAAGATTCTCCCACCCACTTCTACATGTTAGGATCCATGGGCATGGCCTCCTCCATAGGTCTGGGACTATCCTTGGCCCAGGACCGCACGGTAGTAGTCCTGGATGGGGACGGATCAGTTCTGATGAACCTGGGGAGTCTGGTCACCATATACAATCAGAATCCCAAGAATCTGGTTCTGGTGGTCGTGGACAACGAGTGCTATGGTTCCACCGGTAGTCAGTGTACCTACAGTTCCACCACCAATCTTAAGAAGGTAGCAGAAGCTATTGGCTTCCGGAAAACTTTTTTCTTCACGGATAAGATTGATTTCCAAGGGGTTTTAGATGCTGAAGGGCCAGTATTCGTCCATTTGAAGGTTCTCCCGGGAAATGCAGATGTTCCTGTAATTCCCATGGAGCCAGAAGATATTAAGAAGAGATTTATGGAAGAAGTTCAGGGAAAAACAAGTAAAAAATAA
- the comD gene encoding sulfopyruvate decarboxylase subunit alpha — MDSSEAVFNGLKNAGIDFVASLPCVNLDKLMQLVDCDPEIKHIPVTREEEGFGICAGAFLAGKRPAILMQNSGLGNSVNVLASLYKLYQIPILMIMSHRGTQGEFMSAQIPMGKATPGVLDALKIAYLNPKTPEDALKLIPEAWILAEAGEAPLGILLDITFW; from the coding sequence ATGGATAGCAGTGAAGCTGTCTTTAACGGACTTAAAAATGCAGGAATAGATTTTGTAGCTAGCTTGCCCTGCGTTAACCTTGATAAACTAATGCAACTGGTGGATTGTGATCCTGAAATTAAGCACATACCCGTTACCCGGGAAGAAGAAGGTTTTGGTATATGTGCGGGGGCCTTTCTAGCCGGTAAAAGGCCAGCCATTCTCATGCAAAACTCGGGGCTGGGAAACTCAGTTAACGTATTGGCATCCCTGTACAAACTATACCAGATTCCCATTTTGATGATAATGAGTCACCGTGGCACCCAAGGGGAGTTCATGAGCGCCCAGATACCCATGGGAAAGGCCACCCCCGGAGTGTTGGATGCCCTGAAAATAGCTTACCTTAACCCCAAAACCCCGGAAGATGCTTTAAAACTTATACCCGAAGCCTGGATTCTGGCCGAGGCCGGTGAAGCACCCCTAGGAATACTGTTGGATATTACTTTCTGGTGA
- the comC gene encoding L-sulfolactate dehydrogenase has protein sequence MRITIKQERYLITEILTKLGVSAEDATIVAEVTVDADLKGFSSHGIGRFPQYIKGLKVGTIHPKAEVTVERESPATALLKGNHGFGHVIAYRGMEMAIEKAKSAGIGMVGINNSNHFGVAGYYSDMAIMQDLIGLVITNTEPAVAPIGGQEPILGTNPLAIGIPSNSHYVSVDMATSAAARGKILEAMRRGEELPENVALDAEGNPTIDPCAAIKGSILPFGAHKGYALAFMIEIMSGPLVGAAYGKYVTGTANPEVECTKGDLLAVIDPSCFVDLDQFKAEVDDFIAEVKATPNVFIPGDMELRNIKKFKKEGIPIDEKLELQLKDLCQEMNINWKDMTEN, from the coding sequence ATGAGAATTACCATCAAACAGGAACGATACCTAATTACAGAAATTCTTACTAAACTGGGAGTATCAGCAGAAGATGCCACCATTGTAGCTGAGGTAACCGTCGACGCTGATTTAAAAGGTTTTTCATCCCATGGAATCGGCAGGTTCCCCCAGTATATCAAGGGACTCAAAGTGGGCACCATCCATCCCAAAGCAGAAGTAACGGTGGAAAGGGAAAGCCCAGCCACGGCATTACTTAAGGGAAACCATGGTTTTGGACATGTTATTGCCTACAGAGGAATGGAAATGGCCATTGAAAAGGCAAAAAGTGCAGGTATAGGGATGGTGGGCATCAATAACTCCAACCATTTCGGAGTGGCAGGATACTATTCAGACATGGCCATCATGCAGGACCTTATCGGACTGGTTATCACCAACACCGAACCAGCCGTGGCTCCCATTGGAGGCCAGGAACCAATACTTGGTACCAACCCCCTAGCGATTGGAATACCATCCAATAGCCATTATGTCTCCGTGGACATGGCCACCTCTGCTGCGGCTAGGGGGAAGATCCTGGAAGCCATGCGTAGGGGAGAGGAACTACCAGAAAACGTGGCTCTCGATGCGGAGGGTAACCCTACCATTGATCCCTGTGCAGCCATAAAAGGATCTATACTTCCCTTTGGGGCCCATAAGGGATATGCTCTGGCGTTCATGATTGAAATAATGTCCGGACCCCTGGTGGGTGCTGCCTACGGCAAATACGTGACCGGGACCGCCAACCCAGAAGTAGAGTGCACCAAAGGGGATCTTCTGGCTGTTATAGACCCTTCATGTTTTGTGGATCTGGATCAGTTCAAAGCGGAAGTGGATGATTTCATAGCCGAAGTAAAGGCTACTCCCAACGTGTTCATACCAGGCGATATGGAACTGAGAAACATTAAAAAGTTCAAAAAAGAGGGAATTCCAATTGATGAGAAGTTAGAACTCCAATTAAAAGATTTATGCCAGGAAATGAACATCAATTGGAAAGATATGACAGAAAACTAA